The DNA window CGCGCCGAGCTGATGGCCGGGCGCGGCTCCTTCACCGAGTCGTTCCCGCTCTTCGGCTACAGCCTGGACGACTACGACGAGCTCTTCGAAGAGAAGCTGGCGCTACTGCTGCACATCCGGGCGGACGAGCCGGTGACCTGGAACGGCAAGTTCCGCGCACCGCTGCATGACGCGGTGGTCTACCCGCGCACGGACAACCGGCCGCTGCCGGTGTGGATCGCGGTGGGCGGCAGCCCGGAATCCGTGGTCCGCGCCGGACTGCTCGGCCTGCCACTGGCCATCGCGATCATCGGCGGTCAGCCCGCCCGCGTCAAGCCGCTGGTGGATCTGTACCACCGCGCGCTCGACGAAGGCGGTCACGAGAAGCAGCCGGTGGCGGTACACGCACACGGCTATATCGCCGACACCGACGAGCAGGCGGTCGCCGATTTCTACGAGCCGTACGCGCTGGCGATGAGCACCATTGGCCGGGAACGAGGTTGGGGCCCGATGACCCGCCCGCAGTTCGACGCCCTGCGCTCCCAAAGCGGTTCGCTGTTCGTCGGCACTCCCGACTACGTCGCCGAAAAGATCGCCGACATCCGCGACACGCTCGGCTTGGACCGCGTCATGCTGCACACCAGCGTCGGCACCCTGCCGCACGAAAAGGTCCTGCACAACATCGAATTGCTGGGCGAGAAGGTCGCACCCCAGGTGCGCTGAGCCGCGCCGGTACGCAGGCCACCTCACAACAGTGATACCACGGCGGTATCATCGATCGGTGGCTATGACTCTGCGACTCAATGACGACGACGACAGGATGCTCACGGAACGAGCGAAGCTGGAGGGCCGGTCGAAGCAGGAGATCGCACAGGAAGCGATCCACCTGCATTTGACGAGGCATCAAGAGGTATTCACCGCACTTGTGCGGGAATCGATGAACAAACATGCCGAGCTCATGAAACGGCTCGCATGATCTATCTGGACGTTTCCGAACTTCTGTTGATCGCCGAAACCGTGAATGGCAGCAAGTACTGCGTCCGAGATTGGGGGCTGCTGCAATCGTCGGCAGAACGTCCGAAAACGACCGTGTTCGGCATGGACGCATATCCGACATTGCTCGATAAGCTGGCCGCTCTCTTGCACGCGATCGCGCGCAATCATGCGCTGATCGACGGCAACAAGCGGACCGCATGGATCGCCGTCGACATCATGTTGTCGCTGAACACCGGCCACGGATTGCAGGTAGACGTGGATGCGCAGGAGCAGTTCATGAACGATGTCGCTCAGGGACTGCTGGAGGTGCCCGACATCGCACTGCATCTCAAAGCATGGATGTGAAGTTGCTCGGCTCAGGCGGCCACTTGCCGAGGCGCGCTTCGAAGGCGATGCGGTCGTTGCGGAAAGCGTCGTCAGTCCTCGGCCGACCAGCGGTGGGAGGCCCGGCGGAGGGCGCGGGCGTCGGAATAGCCGAGTTGGCGGGCCATATCGTTGCGGTTGTGCGGGTGTCGCGGGAACCCGTTCTCCAGTTCCTTGCGCCGAGCTCGGTCGAGTTCGCGACGCCAGGTAGTTCCTTCCTCGGCAAGCCGTCGCTGCAGGGTGCGCCGACTCACCGCCAGGTGGCGGGCCGCGCGGTCGAGGGTGACCGGACCGTCTCCGAGCATGGCGATCAGCGCTCGCTGCAGTTGTGCGGACAAGGTCATGGTGAGTGGCGGTGGCGGCGCCAGCATCGCGGCATACGAGAGCAGGATCCGGGCGAGCAGGGGATCCGCGGTTGGCATCGGTCGGGTCAGGTCGGCAATCCGGAAGGTGAGTTGGTCAGTGGGAGAATCGAATTCGACCCGTTCGGTGCCGAGTAACTCGGTGTAGAGGCCGTGGCGTCGAGGTGGGCGCTGCCGAAAGCAGACCCGTGCCGGATTCACCACTCCGCCGGTCGCCAATCGAGTGCGATGGGCCAAGCCCGCGAGGGAATATTGCATCGCCAGCTCGCGGCCACGACCTTCGCCCTTGCGCAGGCCGAGATCGAAGCTCACTTCATCCGCGGACGCGACGGCGGGGGACAGCGTGTAATTCGTCGTGAGAGCGGCCAGGTAGGTCATAGAGCGGGTGAACCCCTCGAGCAGGTTGGGCGCCGTCGTGAACAGGTAGTCGTTGAGGCCTACCTGCCCGAGGACGTACGCGCGCCCGGCCCGTAGCGCCACCGACGAATCGTCGAGTTCATGCTCGACCAGCTCCCACAGACGCTGCTGTAGGCCGCCGGGCAACATACCGCCCGTGCTGGACAACATCCACGCGGGGATACCGGCTTCGCGAGCCAGTCGCTGCCGGACCGGCTCGCTCAGCCCGGTGGCGTCGAGGGCGACCCTGGTTAGTAGGACGTGATCTGCCGCATCCATGTGAACAATCCCGGCCAGAGAACAGTGAGGCCTCCGACTGTAATCGACACGATCGGTCCCCGCGCCCCACGGCGATGATCTTGATGTTCAGCTTATCGACGTCGGCTGCCGGGCGGGCTGACGCTGCTCGACGGTCATCATCAGATCACGCGGAGACAACGTCGACCCGGCAACCTTCGCCATTTGGACGCCCGGTGCGACACGCAGACGCCACTGGGCGGCGATCGTCGCAAGGGCCAGCGTCGCCTCGACAACAGCGAAGACATCACCGATGCACTTACGCGGCCCACCACCGAATTGCACGATGGCATCCCGGTGGATCTCGCCGACCCGCTCCGGTGACCATCGGTCCGGATCGAATTTCTCGGGATCGCTGAACAACCGCGGATCCCGTTGCACGACATAGGCACTGAATATCACGGTGGCGCCCGCGGGAACGTGGAGATCTTTGAGGTCTACGTCCTCGGTCGCGCGCCGGGTGGCGACCCAGCCCGGCGGGTAGCACCGCAGGGCTTCATTGATCACCTGGGCGGTGTAGGTCAGCTGCCGGACATCGGCGTATTCGGCCGGTCTGCCATCGAGCACCCGGTCGGCTTCGGCGTGCAGACGGGCCTCGACCTCTGGGTGATCGGGCAGCAGGTGGAACACCCACGACAGCGCGGCCGCGGTGGTTTCGGATCCGGCCATCAGGATCGCGGTGATCTGATCGTGCAGCTCCCGATCGGACAGCATACTTCCGGTTTCCGCGTCCCGCGCCTCCAGCAACATGCCGAGCAGATCCGGTTTGCGGTCGTCGCTGCTGCGGTAGTCGGCGACGACCTTGTCGATCATCGGGTGCAGTCGCGCCAGGCGGGCGGCATATTCCCGATTGCGTTTGAGCGGAAGTTTGTTCGACACCGGCAGCGGCGTGGTCATCCGCTGGTACAACAGGTCGAAGATGCGGGGCATGCTGTGCAGCATCTCGGCCACCAGATCATTACCCAGCTCGGAGGAGATCAGCGTCTTGGCGGCCACCGAGAGCGTCAGCGTGGTCATCTCGACGCGGACGTCGATGACCCGGCCGGTGTGCCAGTCGGCGGTGTGCTCGACGATCTGTTCGCGCATGACCTGCGCGTATTCCGCGATCCGGTCACGGCGGAACGCCGGCTGCATCAGCAACCGGTGCTGCCGATGCATCTCTCCCTCCGAGCTGATCAGACCGTAGCCCAGCAGATCGCGGGCGCTGTCGATCTGTGTGCCCTTGTCGAAGTGACGCGACTTCGCGACGAGCAACTCGCGGACCAGCTCCGCCGAATTGAGCACGTAGGCGCGTTGTGGCCCGAGCTTGATCAGCACGACGTCACCGAGCGCGCGCAGCGATTCGAAGAATTCCAATGGGTTGTCGCGCAGCCGCAACGCATGTCCCAGTACTGGAATCGCACCGGGGGCAACAGGAATCGGAGAAGCAGGCATGGAGACTCCCAACAAGGATCGGTGCGAGTCAGCATGCTGTCGATCGCGCGGATTCGAATAGCTTATGGCGACATTCGTAACGTCCCTGTAGGGAAGATCCGCGCGGCCGCCGAGCAGCCCGGAGAAATTGACGCATCCCACCGCGGTATTGGCGCACTCGGTCCTCGCCCGCTGTGCTGCTGAAACTCGATCATGGAGTGTCGATCGACAGGTGAGCACACGCGATACGAAAGCGAGGTGGGCCGCATGCGTTTGATGCTGGTCGGAGACGACGGCTCGGACGTGGAGTTGGCGCGGGCACTCATTGCTCGCGGGCACTGCGTGGATCACAGATACCGTGGTTCGGATCTCCTGACATCGCACCGCGGCTACGACGCCGTCATCCTTGATCTCTGCCTGCCTGATCTCCCCGGTCTGTCGGTGCTGCGCAAGCTGCGACAAGTCAGCTCGGTGCCGGTGATAATCCTGACCGCCGACGACCGCGAGCGCTCGATCGTGCTCGGATTGCGCAGCGGCGCTGACGATTACTTGGTGAAACCAGCGCGGATCGGCGAGCTGACCGCCAGGTTGGAGGCGATCACCCGGCGCACGACCATGCTCGCAGGCTCGGCGGGTTCGGTCGTCGTCACCGGTGATGTCCGCATCGATCTGGCGGCACGACAGGTCGAGGTGGCCGGGCAGCCGATACAACTCACGCCAACGGAATTCGAACTGCTGAGCATCCTCGCGGAGCGGCCCGGCAGCGTGGTGAGTCGCGCCCAGTTGTTGGATCGCGTGTGGGGCGACGCATTCGTCACGGTGTCTCGGACGCTGGACGTGCATATGACCAGACTGCGTACCAAGTTGAACCGGCCCCACTTGATCGTCACGCGCCGCGGCCATGGCTACCAATGGGCACACGATTCGGCCGCGGTGCCGACACGACGGGCAGGATGAACGTCAGCACGCCGGAACTACTTACTGAGGTGCGCCTCGAAGGCGATGCGGTCGCCGCGGTAGAGCGAGCGGACGCGCTCGATCGGCTCATCGTTGTCGTCGACGCTGCGGCGGTGCAGTAAGAGCAGCGGTAGCGAGGTGGTGCACTCGAGCAGCGCGGCCTCGCGGGGCGAGGCCAGGACGGTTTCGATGCGTTCGGTCGCCTTGCCGAGTTCGATGCCGGACGCGCGTACCGCCGCGTACAGCGAGGTGGTCGGGTCGTAGGTGCCGCGCAGGTGACCGAAGCGGTCGAGCGACATGAAGGTGCTCTCCAATCCGATGCGTTCCGCACACGCCCTGGCCGCCATCGGCCGCGGTCACGAGGTCGTGCAGGTGGAGCGGGAGCCCGAGGCCCGCGGTGCGACGGTACGCAACTTCGGTCTGGTGTGGGTATCCGGACGCTCGGCCTCCGAACTGGACTTCACGCTGCGCTCCCGGCAGCTGTGGGAGGAGATCGGCGGCAAGGTTCCCGGTGTCGGATTCCGCCCGACCGGATCGCTGACCCTGGTGCGCACCCCCGCC is part of the Nocardia sp. NBC_00565 genome and encodes:
- a CDS encoding type II toxin-antitoxin system death-on-curing family toxin — encoded protein: MIYLDVSELLLIAETVNGSKYCVRDWGLLQSSAERPKTTVFGMDAYPTLLDKLAALLHAIARNHALIDGNKRTAWIAVDIMLSLNTGHGLQVDVDAQEQFMNDVAQGLLEVPDIALHLKAWM
- a CDS encoding LLM class flavin-dependent oxidoreductase, whose protein sequence is MELGLTTFAELYPIGDRPAPTAAERLRQVVDEAIAVERAGLDVYGVGEHHRKDFAASAPTVVLAAIAGQTQRIQLTSAVTVLSSADPVRVYQEFATLDGLSNGRAELMAGRGSFTESFPLFGYSLDDYDELFEEKLALLLHIRADEPVTWNGKFRAPLHDAVVYPRTDNRPLPVWIAVGGSPESVVRAGLLGLPLAIAIIGGQPARVKPLVDLYHRALDEGGHEKQPVAVHAHGYIADTDEQAVADFYEPYALAMSTIGRERGWGPMTRPQFDALRSQSGSLFVGTPDYVAEKIADIRDTLGLDRVMLHTSVGTLPHEKVLHNIELLGEKVAPQVR
- a CDS encoding CopG family transcriptional regulator — protein: MAMTLRLNDDDDRMLTERAKLEGRSKQEIAQEAIHLHLTRHQEVFTALVRESMNKHAELMKRLA
- a CDS encoding response regulator transcription factor, which encodes MRLMLVGDDGSDVELARALIARGHCVDHRYRGSDLLTSHRGYDAVILDLCLPDLPGLSVLRKLRQVSSVPVIILTADDRERSIVLGLRSGADDYLVKPARIGELTARLEAITRRTTMLAGSAGSVVVTGDVRIDLAARQVEVAGQPIQLTPTEFELLSILAERPGSVVSRAQLLDRVWGDAFVTVSRTLDVHMTRLRTKLNRPHLIVTRRGHGYQWAHDSAAVPTRRAG
- a CDS encoding AraC family transcriptional regulator ligand-binding domain-containing protein, translating into MDAADHVLLTRVALDATGLSEPVRQRLAREAGIPAWMLSSTGGMLPGGLQQRLWELVEHELDDSSVALRAGRAYVLGQVGLNDYLFTTAPNLLEGFTRSMTYLAALTTNYTLSPAVASADEVSFDLGLRKGEGRGRELAMQYSLAGLAHRTRLATGGVVNPARVCFRQRPPRRHGLYTELLGTERVEFDSPTDQLTFRIADLTRPMPTADPLLARILLSYAAMLAPPPPLTMTLSAQLQRALIAMLGDGPVTLDRAARHLAVSRRTLQRRLAEEGTTWRRELDRARRKELENGFPRHPHNRNDMARQLGYSDARALRRASHRWSAED
- a CDS encoding cytochrome P450, whose translation is MPASPIPVAPGAIPVLGHALRLRDNPLEFFESLRALGDVVLIKLGPQRAYVLNSAELVRELLVAKSRHFDKGTQIDSARDLLGYGLISSEGEMHRQHRLLMQPAFRRDRIAEYAQVMREQIVEHTADWHTGRVIDVRVEMTTLTLSVAAKTLISSELGNDLVAEMLHSMPRIFDLLYQRMTTPLPVSNKLPLKRNREYAARLARLHPMIDKVVADYRSSDDRKPDLLGMLLEARDAETGSMLSDRELHDQITAILMAGSETTAAALSWVFHLLPDHPEVEARLHAEADRVLDGRPAEYADVRQLTYTAQVINEALRCYPPGWVATRRATEDVDLKDLHVPAGATVIFSAYVVQRDPRLFSDPEKFDPDRWSPERVGEIHRDAIVQFGGGPRKCIGDVFAVVEATLALATIAAQWRLRVAPGVQMAKVAGSTLSPRDLMMTVEQRQPARQPTSIS